The following coding sequences lie in one Peribacillus frigoritolerans genomic window:
- a CDS encoding ATP-binding protein: protein MNFIYINQNILDNLFYILVSILIYYILLDHGKRLSQYGKTLITACMSIPIILCMKFPIYIDQYCVHDLRQIPFIIGTLYGGWPVGAALLVIILTFRFAFYGFNLLTLIVYIVIFIITALFSSKFKNFNRKNKINSSILLILFLGILTSFISLVMSDYFRITEAYVFYFIILPPFIIALAVYIMEILKDAILIRTQMIRLEKMEVVSQLAASISHEVRNPLTVVKGFVQLLKTPDLTQEVKEQYIEHIVRELNSAESIISEYLAFAKPALEKVDPISINREIGYVIEMIKPLASMNLVTISNQLTPGITRGNIQHFKQCFLNLIKNGIEAMPNGGELNIVSYVNNFDIIIEISDNGVGMNKEQINRFGEPYYSSKEKGTGLGSMVAVKTIQTMNGTLHITSLLNKGTTISVTLPVYHEDYSVK from the coding sequence ATGAATTTTATTTATATTAATCAAAACATATTAGATAATCTCTTTTATATCTTAGTAAGTATTTTGATATATTACATTTTATTAGATCATGGCAAAAGGTTAAGTCAGTATGGCAAGACCCTTATTACTGCATGCATGAGCATCCCTATTATTTTATGTATGAAGTTTCCTATTTATATCGATCAATATTGTGTCCACGATCTCAGGCAAATTCCTTTTATAATAGGGACCCTTTATGGTGGCTGGCCTGTAGGGGCTGCCCTGTTAGTCATCATATTAACTTTTAGGTTTGCTTTTTATGGTTTCAATTTACTTACGTTAATTGTATATATCGTAATATTTATTATAACGGCTCTATTTTCTTCCAAATTCAAAAATTTCAATCGAAAAAATAAGATTAATAGCTCGATACTATTAATTCTGTTTCTTGGAATCCTAACGAGCTTCATTTCACTCGTTATGTCTGATTATTTTCGAATAACGGAGGCGTATGTATTTTACTTTATTATCCTCCCTCCTTTCATTATTGCTTTAGCTGTATATATAATGGAAATTTTAAAAGATGCCATTTTAATCCGGACACAAATGATAAGGCTTGAAAAAATGGAGGTAGTCAGTCAGCTTGCAGCAAGCATTTCACATGAAGTTAGAAATCCTTTAACGGTTGTGAAAGGATTTGTTCAACTGCTAAAGACTCCTGATCTGACTCAGGAAGTAAAAGAACAATATATAGAGCATATTGTCAGGGAGCTTAATAGTGCAGAATCCATTATTAGTGAATACTTAGCATTTGCAAAACCTGCACTTGAGAAAGTGGATCCTATTTCAATTAACCGTGAAATAGGATATGTAATTGAAATGATCAAACCATTGGCTAGCATGAATTTAGTTACTATATCTAATCAGTTGACTCCAGGCATTACCCGGGGGAATATTCAGCATTTCAAGCAATGCTTCCTAAATCTCATTAAAAATGGTATAGAGGCAATGCCAAACGGCGGGGAACTTAATATTGTTTCCTATGTAAATAATTTCGACATCATTATCGAAATAAGTGACAATGGAGTAGGAATGAACAAAGAGCAAATAAATCGTTTTGGCGAGCCTTATTACAGTTCCAAAGAAAAAGGGACTGGGTTGGGATCAATGGTGGCTGTTAAGACCATCCAAACGATGAATGGTACACTTCATATAACAAGTCTTTTGAATAAGGGAACAACGATTTCAGTAACACTTCCCGTTTATCATGAAGATTATTCTGTAAAATAA
- a CDS encoding ATP-binding cassette domain-containing protein: MKINRLIANNISHLDSSLPDDQSLGIAGLSGSGKTTFCQTIGEESKKRLVSLLPKSEYQYLFPNIMETNFSAIKMEEMPLVLFLGKSSISANPRSTIGTHTGVFKEIRVCLAEKFNLSPEVFSFNNALGWCPTCKGRGTTKNVECPKCEGKRYNQEVEQYTIELLDRPHTISDINNLSIETILSLAETLHISEAKQHILQNIINMNIGYLGLNRIMGTVSGGELTRLYLAEFMATSENTVIIIDEISVGLDHQTLLKILEQIKQLGYKNQIWLIDHSDTVLDSTDDQLFFGPGSGKYGGKIVEESPRPKPISWKRNEAAPTEYYQFQDLYCRNIQMEEIRIPKNRLVTFTGESGCGKSTLVNECISKDFQKRYPKDKLVMVGQDRNKSITSRSTVATFLDIKKKLTKYSDEIDDIFQRSIEDIIEELPKEDIAHKRLSLLIKLGLGYLTLERKTQTLSTGEFQCVHLVSELFAKTRNPHTLFIFDEPSKGLSQNILNQFIDSVRVILEDESVSIIMIEHNAYMLESSDYIVDFGKRQLTPVQHLDVVSHDDYYRQKDSDDQVEPLHISSTLRSKTGINYLQENHLDYFKNAENVYKGGILKSLSPIARVIYGEYESDTIAPVIAIDLERHLYSQYTFLYELGGMINHIVAAHPTNKDTRSFDFYSAENHCPSCSGRRVIEKFDFDVVIQDKNVPFWDGLLHPDVMEVLKYYQHSKLEFLFDEIKNELGHDISKSYNEMTDAEKHTFLYGYWEKSFYDKAGKASRIWEGFNFIIGRYIFVSKSIIKEQMKETKEMIDCPVCQGTVLKHHKKLMFGDTDIREIIQQPIDQVIKIVGKLPELEKLKAIVGGDIALTDDVSFLPRETKAALKMLELELASFVGYEVVLQNTQPFWDSIKGNIEAISSKNQITICDFANINETRETIIDKYFTNGKYKKLTYVYEAFGYKKIVTQINKIKASHKCPFCNGKKVISEDNIHDGVYKLTIPCVSCHASGIDDEGRKEIVESIDVQTWLTGKVSDVVAESERTEAVADIPIFTRIRELNKRDMMAVYQCLDQKK; this comes from the coding sequence ATGAAAATAAATCGATTAATAGCGAATAATATAAGCCATTTAGATTCATCACTGCCAGACGACCAATCATTAGGAATTGCTGGTTTATCAGGTTCCGGGAAGACGACTTTTTGTCAAACCATTGGCGAAGAATCCAAGAAGCGTCTCGTTTCCTTATTGCCGAAGTCTGAATATCAGTATTTATTCCCTAATATTATGGAAACCAACTTCAGTGCCATCAAGATGGAGGAAATGCCTCTGGTCCTTTTTCTCGGCAAATCATCCATTTCAGCTAATCCCCGTTCGACCATTGGCACACATACTGGTGTGTTTAAAGAGATTCGTGTTTGTCTTGCAGAAAAATTCAATCTTTCTCCGGAAGTTTTTTCATTTAATAATGCCTTAGGCTGGTGCCCCACTTGTAAAGGACGCGGTACGACGAAAAATGTCGAATGTCCAAAGTGTGAGGGGAAGCGCTACAATCAAGAAGTCGAGCAATATACCATTGAATTATTAGATCGCCCGCATACTATATCCGATATCAACAACTTAAGCATCGAAACGATCCTTTCACTCGCAGAGACATTACATATTAGTGAAGCTAAACAGCATATTCTCCAAAATATAATCAATATGAATATTGGTTATTTAGGCTTGAACCGTATTATGGGGACAGTGTCAGGAGGGGAATTAACCCGGCTTTACTTGGCCGAATTCATGGCAACAAGTGAAAATACCGTGATCATCATCGATGAAATCTCCGTCGGTCTTGATCATCAAACCCTTTTGAAAATTTTGGAACAGATTAAGCAATTAGGTTATAAAAATCAAATTTGGCTCATTGATCACTCAGACACGGTGTTGGATAGCACTGATGACCAATTGTTCTTTGGACCCGGCAGCGGAAAATATGGCGGGAAAATCGTTGAGGAATCACCGCGGCCCAAACCAATCAGCTGGAAGCGAAATGAAGCAGCGCCTACTGAATACTATCAATTTCAGGATCTTTACTGCCGTAATATTCAAATGGAAGAAATCCGGATTCCCAAGAATAGACTCGTTACCTTTACGGGGGAATCAGGCTGCGGTAAATCTACACTAGTCAATGAATGCATCTCCAAAGATTTTCAGAAGCGGTATCCAAAGGATAAGCTGGTCATGGTCGGGCAGGACCGAAATAAATCGATCACCAGCCGGTCAACCGTTGCGACGTTTCTTGATATTAAAAAGAAGCTAACCAAATACAGTGATGAAATTGATGATATTTTTCAGCGTTCAATCGAAGATATTATTGAAGAATTGCCAAAAGAAGACATCGCACATAAACGTTTGAGCTTATTGATCAAACTTGGGCTTGGTTATTTGACGTTAGAAAGAAAAACACAAACACTATCGACGGGTGAATTTCAATGTGTCCACTTAGTTTCCGAGCTGTTTGCGAAGACAAGGAACCCGCACACGCTGTTCATTTTTGACGAGCCTTCAAAAGGGTTATCGCAAAATATTTTAAACCAATTCATTGACAGTGTCAGGGTCATTCTGGAGGATGAATCCGTCTCCATCATCATGATTGAACATAATGCCTATATGCTGGAAAGCTCGGATTATATCGTGGATTTTGGCAAAAGACAGCTAACACCTGTCCAGCATCTTGACGTTGTCAGTCATGATGATTATTACCGTCAGAAAGACAGTGACGATCAAGTGGAGCCATTGCATATCTCTTCGACGCTCCGGTCAAAAACTGGTATCAATTATTTACAGGAAAATCATCTGGACTATTTTAAAAACGCAGAGAACGTCTATAAGGGCGGCATTTTAAAAAGCTTATCACCAATCGCTCGTGTGATTTATGGGGAGTACGAGTCAGACACGATTGCACCTGTCATCGCCATCGACCTTGAACGGCACTTGTACAGTCAATATACGTTTCTTTATGAATTGGGCGGAATGATCAACCATATAGTGGCTGCACATCCGACCAATAAGGATACAAGAAGCTTCGATTTCTATTCTGCAGAAAATCATTGTCCAAGCTGTTCGGGACGCCGGGTCATTGAAAAATTCGATTTCGATGTAGTCATACAAGACAAAAACGTGCCATTCTGGGATGGTTTATTGCATCCGGACGTGATGGAAGTATTAAAATATTATCAGCATTCAAAACTGGAATTCCTGTTTGATGAGATCAAGAATGAACTCGGTCACGACATTAGTAAAAGCTATAATGAGATGACAGATGCCGAAAAACATACCTTCTTATATGGGTATTGGGAAAAGTCCTTTTACGATAAAGCAGGCAAGGCATCGCGAATTTGGGAAGGGTTCAATTTCATCATTGGGCGTTATATCTTTGTATCGAAATCTATCATTAAAGAGCAGATGAAAGAAACAAAAGAAATGATCGACTGTCCAGTCTGTCAAGGAACGGTTCTCAAACATCATAAAAAGCTGATGTTTGGTGATACGGACATTCGCGAGATCATCCAACAGCCAATTGATCAAGTCATCAAAATCGTAGGGAAGCTGCCGGAACTGGAGAAACTAAAAGCGATTGTGGGCGGCGATATCGCACTCACTGATGATGTGTCATTCCTTCCACGTGAAACAAAAGCGGCGTTGAAAATGCTTGAGCTCGAACTAGCAAGCTTCGTCGGCTATGAAGTGGTTTTACAAAATACCCAGCCATTCTGGGACAGCATTAAAGGCAATATCGAAGCAATCAGCAGCAAAAATCAGATTACCATCTGTGACTTTGCCAATATTAACGAAACAAGAGAAACCATTATTGATAAATATTTCACCAATGGCAAATACAAAAAACTAACCTATGTCTATGAAGCATTCGGCTACAAAAAAATCGTTACCCAAATCAATAAAATTAAAGCAAGTCATAAATGCCCATTCTGTAATGGCAAGAAAGTCATTTCAGAAGATAACATCCATGACGGTGTGTATAAATTAACGATCCCTTGTGTGAGCTGTCATGCCAGTGGCATCGATGATGAAGGGCGTAAAGAAATCGTCGAAAGCATCGACGTCCAGACCTGGCTGACAGGGAAAGTAAGTGATGTCGTGGCTGAAAGTGAACGTACCGAGGCCGTGGCCGATATCCCCATTTTCACCCGGATTCGGGAATTGAACAAACGAGACATGATGGCGGTTTATCAATGCCTTGACCAGAAAAAATAA
- a CDS encoding ornithine cyclodeaminase family protein has protein sequence MLVISEKEIQQSYGMKDAIADIKAVLRAHGAQRIDNPHRTVLAFPQHEASALYMPSADLSEEVSAVKVVTIFPKNPSRGMATTQGVILLSDAENGEHLALLNASYLTRLRTGALSGIATDFLARKDARVLTIIGTGAMGFEQAIGVLAVRDIERILLVNRTPEKAQKFGEKLRAFGVTVPFEVCEDVSAAVRQADIICCATRSNEPVFNGLDLKPGTHINGVGSYLPHMKEVDNTTVSRAAKIIVDDLAGVKDEAGELISAANQGNWSFNDIHGELFELVMRTKTGRENEEEITFFKSVGAAYFDLAVAKGVYCQSKERNIGMEIEV, from the coding sequence ATGTTGGTAATAAGTGAGAAGGAAATTCAACAATCATATGGAATGAAAGACGCAATAGCGGATATAAAGGCCGTATTGCGTGCACATGGTGCTCAAAGAATAGACAACCCTCATCGCACAGTGCTTGCTTTCCCTCAACACGAGGCATCGGCCCTTTACATGCCAAGCGCTGATTTATCTGAAGAAGTTTCGGCGGTCAAAGTCGTTACCATTTTTCCAAAGAATCCTTCAAGGGGGATGGCAACAACACAAGGAGTCATCTTACTGTCAGATGCAGAAAATGGCGAACATTTAGCACTGTTGAATGCCTCCTATTTAACACGTCTCAGAACGGGGGCATTGAGCGGCATTGCCACAGACTTTCTTGCTCGTAAAGACGCCAGGGTTCTCACGATCATCGGGACAGGGGCTATGGGATTTGAACAAGCAATCGGTGTGTTAGCCGTAAGGGACATTGAGCGTATTTTATTAGTAAATCGCACACCAGAGAAAGCGCAGAAATTCGGTGAAAAGCTGCGGGCATTCGGAGTAACCGTTCCTTTTGAAGTTTGCGAAGATGTTTCAGCAGCTGTTCGTCAAGCAGATATCATTTGCTGTGCAACCCGCTCGAATGAGCCTGTATTTAATGGACTGGATTTAAAGCCGGGCACACACATTAACGGGGTCGGGTCTTACTTGCCGCATATGAAAGAAGTGGATAATACCACGGTATCACGCGCTGCTAAAATTATCGTCGACGATTTGGCTGGCGTGAAGGATGAGGCAGGAGAACTCATTTCTGCAGCCAATCAGGGAAATTGGTCGTTTAATGATATTCATGGGGAGCTTTTTGAACTTGTCATGCGGACCAAAACAGGCAGGGAAAATGAAGAGGAAATTACCTTCTTTAAGTCAGTCGGTGCTGCTTACTTTGACCTCGCTGTGGCAAAAGGTGTTTACTGCCAATCGAAAGAACGGAACATCGGGATGGAGATTGAGGTATAA
- a CDS encoding zinc ribbon domain-containing protein: MKKYKACQSCGMPLSKDELGGGTEKDGSKSTKYCSHCYINGEFTQNITAIEMQKFVQNHLMENMKMPKFIAKFFTRGIPKLKRWNK, translated from the coding sequence ATGAAAAAATATAAAGCATGTCAAAGTTGTGGAATGCCGCTTTCTAAAGATGAATTAGGTGGAGGAACTGAAAAAGATGGTAGTAAAAGCACTAAATATTGTAGTCATTGTTATATAAATGGTGAATTCACTCAAAATATTACTGCGATAGAAATGCAAAAATTTGTCCAAAATCATTTGATGGAAAATATGAAAATGCCTAAATTTATTGCTAAGTTTTTTACTAGAGGTATCCCAAAGTTAAAGCGATGGAATAAGTAA
- a CDS encoding SRPBCC family protein: MKKWTREIEINAPIEQVWKFLDGSVENMQKIMPQVVEHKPVKITEEMVGSVYRQKYREGKRTEEYDIETLEYLNETNGKKLKVGFILAKMFEITAFYELNKINDNRTSFTYTVTSRPLKWFLKLLLLFATDKVVVEFLDRVKKVAEAETSGSE, translated from the coding sequence TTGAAAAAATGGACAAGAGAAATAGAAATAAACGCCCCAATTGAACAGGTATGGAAGTTTCTTGATGGTTCTGTAGAAAATATGCAAAAAATCATGCCTCAAGTAGTTGAACACAAGCCCGTTAAAATAACGGAAGAAATGGTTGGAAGCGTATATCGTCAAAAATATAGAGAAGGAAAACGAACAGAAGAGTATGATATAGAAACATTAGAGTATTTGAATGAAACTAATGGGAAAAAGCTTAAAGTAGGCTTCATACTTGCAAAAATGTTTGAAATTACAGCTTTTTACGAACTAAATAAAATCAATGACAATAGAACTTCCTTTACATATACAGTCACCAGTCGCCCGTTAAAGTGGTTTTTGAAATTACTTTTATTATTTGCCACCGATAAAGTGGTCGTTGAATTTTTAGACCGTGTCAAAAAGGTAGCTGAAGCGGAAACAAGTGGATCAGAATGA
- the helD gene encoding RNA polymerase recycling motor HelD, protein MNDEIRQEQERLDEVIETITKQISKIEGETSKRKKEVVNIRKHFWDDLKVNIDTFDDYLETIIGLRQQAQDLSQSEGAHRYAFKRLSTLRRMQEVPYFGRIDITEEGSPLTEQIYIGTSTLTDATGENFIIYDWRAPISSVYYDYPPGPVEYSTPGGVIRGMLENKWQYTIKGGVIESMFDTSLTIGDEILQQVLGKGTDKHMHSIVATIQREQNRIIRNDRGRLLIVQGAAGSGKTSAALQRIAYLLYKNRERLKADQIILFSPNSMFNNYVSNVLPELGEENMQQVTFQEYLDHRLTDSFQVEDPYEQLEFLLTGADDPSYSTRTASIQFKASIRFFEIIKTYRQSLEQSGMIFRGVKFRGETLVSAKQISERFYNTDTTLRFHNRIEKLKEWLCELLDEREKFELKQPWVQEEIEYLSKEDYQKVYTYLEKKRGHTEDSFDDYEIENKMLARMIVRKKLKTLRKRIKALHFINIKGIYKQLFDEQMRIELWNEGETPAEREICLSTQKMLDEGKLYYEDATPFLLLKELIQGFQSNTSIKYVLVDEAQDYSPFQFEFLKRLFPSARMTVLGDFNQAIFAHASERVDFQTLTSLYGVSETESITLDQSYRSTKQIIEFTRELIPEGHRIKAFNREGEKPVLTHVSSRDELHREILSKVKYFQSREYNTIAIICKSAAESAVAYDALSVQGEIKLVQNGTNEYEQGVVVIPAYLAKGIEFDAVIIYDASVQTYGDESLRRLFYTACTRAMHNLQIYTVGEPSPFLKNDGTESLLLTSN, encoded by the coding sequence ATGAACGATGAAATTCGGCAGGAGCAAGAACGTTTGGATGAGGTGATAGAAACAATCACGAAACAAATCAGCAAAATAGAAGGTGAAACTTCAAAGCGTAAAAAAGAAGTTGTTAATATCCGTAAACACTTTTGGGATGACCTCAAGGTTAATATCGATACTTTCGATGATTACCTCGAGACGATCATTGGCTTAAGGCAGCAGGCTCAAGACTTGTCACAAAGCGAAGGCGCACATAGATATGCCTTCAAGAGGCTGTCGACACTGCGCCGCATGCAGGAAGTGCCTTATTTCGGCCGGATTGATATCACTGAAGAAGGGTCTCCCCTTACGGAACAAATTTATATTGGGACTTCCACTCTTACTGATGCAACAGGAGAAAACTTCATTATCTACGATTGGAGGGCCCCGATTTCGAGTGTTTATTATGACTATCCTCCCGGTCCTGTAGAATACTCCACTCCCGGAGGCGTAATTCGGGGGATGCTGGAGAACAAGTGGCAATACACCATCAAGGGAGGCGTTATCGAATCAATGTTCGATACGAGTCTCACCATTGGGGATGAGATCCTGCAGCAGGTGCTTGGCAAGGGAACGGATAAGCATATGCACAGTATTGTGGCCACCATTCAACGGGAGCAAAATAGGATCATCCGGAACGATCGCGGACGTCTGCTCATTGTTCAAGGTGCCGCTGGCAGCGGGAAGACATCAGCTGCCCTCCAACGGATCGCTTACTTGCTCTACAAGAATCGAGAAAGGCTGAAAGCGGATCAAATCATTCTATTCTCTCCTAACTCCATGTTTAATAACTACGTATCCAATGTGTTACCCGAACTTGGCGAAGAGAATATGCAGCAGGTAACATTCCAGGAATACCTGGATCATCGTCTGACTGACTCTTTTCAAGTTGAGGATCCTTATGAGCAATTGGAATTTTTGCTGACTGGAGCGGATGATCCTTCCTATAGCACCAGGACAGCGAGTATCCAATTTAAGGCATCGATTCGCTTCTTTGAGATCATCAAAACATACAGACAATCATTGGAGCAATCCGGAATGATCTTTAGAGGGGTAAAGTTCCGGGGGGAAACGCTCGTCTCGGCCAAACAAATCTCAGAAAGATTTTATAACACAGACACCACATTAAGATTTCACAATAGGATTGAAAAGCTGAAAGAGTGGTTATGTGAGCTACTTGATGAAAGGGAAAAGTTTGAGTTGAAACAACCGTGGGTCCAGGAGGAAATCGAGTATCTTAGCAAAGAAGATTACCAAAAGGTATACACCTATTTAGAGAAAAAACGCGGTCATACTGAAGATTCCTTTGACGATTATGAGATAGAGAATAAAATGCTTGCGCGTATGATTGTTCGAAAGAAATTGAAGACGTTACGCAAACGGATAAAAGCACTTCATTTTATCAATATTAAGGGAATATACAAGCAACTTTTTGACGAACAAATGCGGATCGAACTGTGGAATGAGGGTGAAACACCTGCCGAAAGGGAAATTTGCTTATCAACCCAAAAAATGCTGGATGAAGGTAAACTGTATTACGAAGACGCGACTCCATTTTTGCTGCTGAAGGAGTTAATTCAAGGATTCCAGTCGAATACTTCTATAAAATATGTTCTTGTTGACGAAGCACAGGATTATTCTCCATTTCAATTCGAGTTTTTGAAACGATTGTTTCCTTCTGCTAGGATGACCGTGCTCGGTGACTTTAACCAAGCAATATTTGCACATGCCAGCGAACGGGTGGATTTCCAGACCCTTACCAGTTTATACGGAGTAAGTGAAACCGAGAGCATAACCTTGGATCAAAGCTACAGATCCACAAAGCAGATTATAGAATTCACACGTGAACTAATTCCAGAAGGCCATCGAATTAAGGCATTCAATCGAGAAGGCGAGAAGCCTGTACTCACTCATGTGTCCAGCCGAGATGAATTGCACCGTGAAATTCTGTCTAAAGTCAAATACTTTCAAAGTCGTGAGTATAATACAATCGCAATAATCTGTAAATCTGCTGCGGAAAGTGCCGTTGCATACGATGCCCTTAGTGTCCAAGGTGAAATTAAACTCGTTCAGAATGGCACAAATGAATATGAACAGGGAGTTGTTGTTATTCCGGCTTATTTGGCCAAGGGCATCGAATTTGATGCTGTCATCATTTATGATGCATCTGTGCAAACATATGGTGATGAGAGCCTGCGTAGATTGTTCTACACCGCATGTACCAGGGCTATGCATAACTTACAAATATATACTGTTGGCGAACCAAGTCCTTTCTTGAAAAACGATGGAACGGAGAGCTTACTTCTGACCTCCAATTAA
- a CDS encoding 2-hydroxyacid dehydrogenase, translating into MKPKVIVYKKVDQKVLDYIQETCDVVYFEGLDSQNYPEFLQELKNAQGILGSGLKVDKALLDQAPQLKIVCNSSVGYDNLDVTELTNRGIMATNTPEVLNETVADTIMGLMLSTARRMPEMDQMVKSGQWTSNIGEKSFGLDVHHKVLGIIGMGGIGSAVSKRARFGFDMNILYHNRSRNEEAEQKYGATYCSLEDLLKQSDFVCLMTPLTPQTEKRMGEKEFKLMKESAIFINCSRGKTVDEEALIDALKTGEIHAAGLDVFVQEPVQEDNPLLSMKNVVTLPHIGSATYETRKKMAMLAATNLVAGLQGETPPTLIKAGVKVK; encoded by the coding sequence ATGAAACCAAAAGTAATCGTCTATAAGAAAGTGGATCAAAAAGTGTTGGATTATATTCAAGAGACTTGTGATGTCGTTTATTTTGAGGGTCTTGATTCACAAAACTATCCTGAATTTCTTCAGGAGCTGAAGAACGCACAAGGTATATTAGGTTCAGGATTAAAGGTGGATAAAGCTTTACTGGATCAAGCACCGCAATTAAAAATCGTCTGTAATTCATCGGTTGGATACGACAATTTGGATGTAACCGAGCTGACCAATCGCGGAATCATGGCTACGAACACTCCCGAGGTATTGAATGAGACAGTCGCAGATACGATTATGGGCTTGATGCTGTCCACAGCAAGAAGAATGCCAGAGATGGATCAAATGGTAAAGTCAGGGCAATGGACATCGAATATCGGAGAAAAATCGTTTGGGTTGGACGTCCATCATAAAGTATTAGGCATTATCGGAATGGGCGGAATCGGCTCTGCCGTTTCAAAAAGGGCCCGTTTTGGGTTCGATATGAACATCTTATATCACAACAGATCCAGAAATGAAGAAGCAGAACAAAAGTATGGAGCTACATACTGTTCTCTGGAAGATCTGTTAAAGCAATCTGATTTTGTCTGCTTGATGACACCGCTAACTCCTCAAACTGAAAAGAGGATGGGGGAAAAAGAATTCAAGCTCATGAAAGAGTCCGCGATCTTCATCAATTGTTCAAGAGGGAAAACAGTGGATGAAGAAGCCCTGATCGATGCGCTAAAAACCGGTGAAATTCACGCGGCAGGGCTGGATGTCTTTGTACAGGAGCCCGTCCAGGAAGACAACCCGCTGCTTTCCATGAAGAATGTCGTCACTTTGCCTCATATCGGTTCCGCAACATATGAAACCCGCAAGAAAATGGCGATGCTGGCCGCAACCAACCTTGTCGCCGGATTACAGGGAGAAACTCCACCTACCTTGATCAAAGCCGGGGTAAAGGTAAAGTGA
- the sspL gene encoding small, acid-soluble spore protein L, with product MSKKTGRGRIAPSVNPQGHGKDVEFSTEPKSDLENKAKKSNTK from the coding sequence ATGAGTAAAAAGACAGGAAGAGGTCGCATCGCACCAAGTGTTAACCCGCAGGGACATGGAAAAGATGTGGAATTCTCCACCGAGCCTAAAAGCGATCTTGAAAACAAGGCAAAAAAGTCTAATACAAAATAA